Proteins encoded together in one Bacillota bacterium window:
- a CDS encoding PadR family transcriptional regulator, giving the protein MIELPILGLLKDGPLHGYELKRRLESIVGYFGRVSYGSLYPMLRKLEERGCVSKTVEERPGKRRVTYRITPEGEVRFVELLRDPGVSFGLKMLFFRNIPPSDRKRLLERQRDEWARKLKERRCVRERIGNRSVDHYRTALLARSIEHLEQDIAWIQRLIEEEN; this is encoded by the coding sequence ATGATTGAATTGCCGATTCTGGGCCTGCTTAAGGACGGGCCGTTGCACGGCTACGAGCTGAAGCGCCGGTTGGAGAGTATCGTCGGCTACTTCGGCAGGGTCAGCTACGGTTCTCTTTATCCCATGCTCAGAAAGCTGGAGGAGCGCGGCTGCGTTAGTAAGACGGTAGAAGAGCGGCCAGGTAAGAGGCGCGTCACTTACCGGATCACGCCTGAGGGGGAGGTACGCTTCGTGGAGTTGTTACGGGACCCTGGCGTTTCCTTTGGCCTGAAGATGCTGTTCTTCCGGAACATCCCGCCCTCGGACCGCAAACGGCTGCTGGAGCGGCAGCGTGATGAATGGGCGCGCAAGCTAAAAGAGCGCCGGTGTGTCCGGGAGCGAATCGGCAACCGCTCGGTAGACCACTACCGGACCGCGCTCCTGGCGCGGTCCATCGAACACCTGGAGCAAGACATCGCCTGGATTCAGCGTCTCATTGAGGAGGAAAACTGA